From the genome of Carassius auratus strain Wakin unplaced genomic scaffold, ASM336829v1 scaf_tig00033762, whole genome shotgun sequence, one region includes:
- the LOC113081309 gene encoding 26S proteasome non-ATPase regulatory subunit 13-like: MKDVIGFLKQQQSKSPTPEMASEWHSMEDMYNRKLWHQLTLKLTVFVQDPYFSKGDGLIQLYENFLCDFEHRINPLSLVEIILHVAKQMPDPNTAITFLEKTKEKVKASDEAVILCKTSIGSLKLDISDLPATKKLIEEVDEMLNNLPGVTSVHGRFYDLSSKYYRIIGNHAMYYRDALRYLGCVEAKDLPEAEQQERAFTLGLAGLLGEGVYNFGELLMHPVLESLRNTDKQWLIDTLYAFNAGNVEKFQALKTAWGQQPDLAAHEAKLMQKIQLLCVMEMTFTRPANHRQLTFQEIAQSAKIQVNEVELLVMKALSVGLIKGSIDEVEKKVHMTWVQPRVLDVQQIKGMKDRLDFWCGDVKNMAMLVEQQAQDILT, encoded by the exons ATGAAAGATGTCATCGGATTCCTCAAACAACAGCAGAGCAAAAGTCCGACGCCTGAGATGGCCTCGGAGTGGCACTCAATGGAGGATATGTACAACAGAAA ATTGTGGCATCAGTTGACTCTGAAGTTGACGGTCTTTGTGCAGGACCCTTATTTCTCCAAAGGGGACGGTCTCATTCAG CTCTATGAAAACTTCCTCTGTGATTTTGAACACAG aaTCAACCCATTGTCCTTAGTCGAAATCATCCTTCATGTTGCAAAACAAATGCCAG ATCCAAATACAGCCATCACCTTTCTTGAGAAAACAAAGGAGAAG GTCAAAGCCAGTGATGAGGCCGTCATCCTCTGCAAAACCTCGATTGGCAGCCTCAAGCTTGACATCAGCGACCTCCCCGCAACAAAg AAATTAATAGAGGAAGTGGATGAGATGCTGAACAATCTCCCTGGTGTGACGTCAGTGCACGGGCGATTTTACGATCTGTCAAGCAAATATTACCGCATCATTGGGAACCACGCTATGTACTACAGGGACGCCCTGCGGTACTTGGGATGTGTGGAAGCTAAAGACTTGCCTG AAGCAGAGCAACAAGAAAGAGCTTTCACATTAGGCCTGGCCGGCCTTCTCGGAGAGGGAGTGTACAACTTCGGAGAACTG CTGATGCACCCGGTCCTGGAGTCACTGAGGAACACAGATAAACAGTGGCTGATAGACACACTCTATGCATTTAATGCAGGCAACGTGGAGAAATTCCAAGCCCTGAAGACCGCATGGGGTCAACAG CCTGATCTCGCAGCTCATGAGGCCAAACTCATGCAGAAGATCCAGTTACTCTGTGTCATGGAG ATGACTTTCACACGGCCAGCCAATCACAGGCAGCTGACGTTCCAGGAAATTGCACAGAGTGCAAAAATCCAAGTGAATGAG GTGGAGCTGTTGGTGATGAAGGCTCTGTCTGTCGGACTGATCAAGGGAAGCATTGACGAGGTGGAAAAGAAAGTTCACATGACCTGGGTCCAGCCCAGAGTACTGGACGTGCAGCAG ATTAAGGGCATGAAGGATCGTCTGGACTTCTGGTGTGGGGATGTTAAGAACATGGCCATGTTGGTGGAACAGCAGGCTCAGGACATCCTCACTTGA
- the LOC113081312 gene encoding cytochrome c oxidase subunit 8B, mitochondrial-like — MSCLNRSLNLLRAVMRHQIIPKANISAKPAKHVLSTGEQVFVMVTMFVTILGPSGWVLANLEEYKKRPGGAA, encoded by the exons ATGTCTTGCTTGAATCGCTCGCTTAATCTGCTGAGGGCTGTGATGAGACATCAAATCATACCTAAAGCTAATATTTCAGCCAAACCAGCCAAACATGTGCTCTCCACTGGG GAGCAGGTCTTTGTAATGGTGACCATGTTCGTGACCATCCTGGGCCCTTCTGGATGGGTCCTGGCAAATTTGGAGGAGTACAAGAAACGTCCTGGCGGAGCTGCATAA